ACGTGGCAGCGCTTCAGCACCAGCGGACTGGGCTGCCTGGATTCGCTCGCCTCAGCATCGCTCCTCCTCTGACGCTTCTCCACTGTCACCACATCAATCTCCTCGTCGTCTTCCTCGTCTTCCTCGTCTTCATCCTCTTCGTCATCTGCAAACGAAAATAAAACGGCTACGATTAGAAAAATCTCTTCAGCATTTGCACATTCCCACACTTAAGAGCTGTGGGAAAACACTGGAATGTAGTGGCATTCTGAGTAGAAGAAgaagggaggggggagagacagagagagagaaatctctGCATTCTGGTCCCCACCCACTTTCTTTATCAGCTGATATTTGAACACTGCAGTCTCAAAGCTTGACTTATGGTCCAGACTTGTTCACCAAAGTGTGGGTGGAAAAGAGGAAGCTTATGCAAGTCCAGATCACTCAGACTCACTGCAACATGAAACCCTTTCCCTTTCTGACCAGTGCATCACACCTTGTTCATCATAACTAAGAAAGTCCTTCTCCCAAATATGATGACAACTATGGATGCGTcatccatgcatgtctttttatttcaaCAACATGAGCATTTAACGTACCTGAATCGCTGCTGCAGCCGCTGTTGGGCGGCGTGTCTAAGTGATCCGGAGGCGCTGTCAGTTTTGCGCACTTGGGCGATTCCGTCAGCACATACGGGAAAACCATAGACGGATCGATGCACTCCGACGCACTAAGATCGTGCAAATAGACCCCACTGCTGTCCGCTGCATCACTACCGGCGGACAAGCTTTTCCGTGCCGCGTGCAGTGTCGCGAGCCTCTCGGACACGACCTTCTCGAGCTTAGCGACAGCAGAAAAGCCGCTCCACATGCAGTCCTGGATGATGATGGACTTAAGGACAGCCTGTGATGAATCCGAGTCGCAAATGAAGCTCTGGTTGACCGCGTCGTCACCCAGGAACTCGCTCACCATTTCCAgttgctcggctgtggacagcCGCCGGCTCGGGGAAAGCGGCGGTGTCGGAATGAGCTCGAACTTCTTCCAGATGTCCTCGCTGGGCGCCTGACCCTGGTGCAGCTGCGTGTAAAAGTCCTCCTCATCGTTGTCGAAGTAAAAGCACGGCTGTACCGAGTCGTAATCGTAATCGTAGTTCTTCCACGCCAGACCACTACTCATCGGCATGATAGCtataacgagagagagagagagagagagagagagagagagagagagagagagagagagagagagagagagagatgaacttCTGGAGCACGAGCAAGGATTAATCTTCATTTATTTCCATCCACATCCACATGCAAAGTGTCCGTGTCAGCTTAATGCACCGTGTTGCAGAACTTTACAACATTCGTTGACCCCAGACATCGCTTTAAAAACAGTGCGCTGCTGCATGCAAAAACACTCCCGTGCTGTCACTTCGTTAGTCACGAGCGGGTTCGGATTCACAACAcagtacgcgcacacacagactgggGAAAACACATAGAAATCTATGTTCGTATAGAATTGACACAACAAATCTAAGCAGAAAACAAACCCCCGGGTTAACGCACAGGTTAAGTTCGGTTCAGCAAACACACTCACCATGTATTAACGGTAATTAATCTCAGACGTGTTCAGCAGCAGATGAAAatagtgcaaaaataaataaagtgtgaaaaagAGTGTAATCCAACACTGTAGTGCTCCCAGGAAGCATGCATAAATCCAATCCGCTCCTGATCCAAAGCTtgtagtaagtaagtaagtaagcggtaagcacagagacacacgacacactctcacacactcggaGTCACTAATCTGTCTGATCCGCGCTTGTCATCGCAACGAGAAAAAATCCGACTCTCCTTCGGCTCGCTTCCCCATACGCGTGTATCCATCCGCCGAGTTTCCCGCCAAATcagcacgcacgcgcgcgcgcgcgcacacacacacacacacacacacacacacacacacacacacacacacacaccttaaatcCTACTTTCTGCCATTCTGTAAGAACAACATTTAGAAACAATCCGTCTCGTGTAGTGATGTCTTTTGTAAATACgatatattctttttttgtcCAAAAGACTGTAACAAAGGGACTATTTGTTCTATCGGAAGGATCTTTAGTGGGCGACGGCAACATGAATGGCTGGGTGGGAGATGAACGTGCATCTGGATTGAGGATTTTTGATCTGTAGAGACTATAAAGTGCTGATGAAatgcaaaaattaaaaagatgTCACACTTTGATACTTTGAATGATAATAATATGTTAAAGTAGATCTAGTTAATCTCATCATTTATTAATGAGATCAGCACTAGATTATAACTACATGGATTAATGGCAGCTAGTGGTAGAGCTGAATATACTAATTATTCTTACAGACATGTAATATGCTGAGAGTCTTTCAggctttttgctgttttctgGTCTGTACAGGTAGAGATTAATGAAGGCATTTAGTATGGACTAGCTTACTAGGTCTCCTTGCAAGAGCATAATAAAAACACTAACCTTGCGTTTACAGAGTGATGTAAGAATAGACAGAGTGAAATCAGGGCAAACATAGGTTATGTGGGTATGGCGAATGGCATTGTACACACAGTAACATGGGTCcttgcatgcatgcatacattcattcattaattcatgcattcattcatttactcatGCATGCATTCATTCAGGTGTCTATCCCAGGAATACTGGGTTCAGTGTAGGAATACACCCTGGTGGGTCAGGTATCCACTGCAGAAcactgcatgcacacacaatcacacgttCATTCATGTCTAAAGGCAAATTAGAGCAGTCAATCCACTTCTACCTgcatgtttttgagaaaacaagaAACATGGAGGAAACAGACCCTGGGAAGTGCATATATACCTACACCAATAAGAGATAGCAATTTATTTACTATGGGTATCAGGGCATGTGGGGTTGGGGGTATGGTTATTAGATAACAGACGACTGCAAAAGTTATTAGCAGGGTAGATTTGGGCTTGCACCTAACCTGCAAAAAGGTGAATGGGGTAAAGAGCACACAGGGATGTACATGTACaacatataaaaagaaaagaatacaaAGGTTCAAAGAATGACATAAATGGGAAGGCATTACAATATCAATCCTCTGTATAGAATAGACAGGTTTGAATGAAAATCAATTTTcatagagaaaaaaacaggagtATGCAATTAAAGAACTAGATTTTTTAGTATATTAATTTACTCTGTAGAACATGATTGAtatagacatactgtacatttaacaccaaaactgaatgaatgtttaagGTTATGTAATCACAGCATAGATATGTCATTTTGTCACCATGGATCATTTTGTAGCCCAGTTAAACTAATGTCCTAAtatatgttgaacataaaaTGAGCATACATTAAGGTGTTAGCCAAAAAATGCTCTTGACTTATTTTATCTAAGTAGGTTATGGTAGTAAAACCAAGGCACCCACATGAGCTTGCTATTATCTTCTGAAGATCAGTGTAACAGAATGGAAAGTGTTGAGTTTTAGGGGGCTTCTGGGTGGAAGTAAATGACATAGTGACTCACTTTAAAGCCATTTGTTCGTTGTAGTTAAGACACACCAAACAATAGTCATCTACAGGATGTCATTGGTCCTTCAGGACATTTTGATGACACAAGCACATGTACAATTTTTCGTGTCACATGATATTTTGCTATTTCTAACTATCATGTATAGTATTTAGTCATGTAGTATGTTGCTGTTATATGTCATCATATCTGCTCTTTGCCTAATTGCTTAATTAactagattattattaaatgtgtcTGCATTAAAACAGCACAAAGCATGCTTTCCAAAACCCAGTTTTGCACATTAAACAATCAATTATTAATGCACTATCACTTAATGAATCATTATTGTAATTAactctgaggggaaaaaatgaacatATGTTTACAGCTAGATTTAGTCTTAAATTGTAAGGGTGATTGCTAataatagatgtgtgtgtaggtaatgATAGATAGGTGAATCGCGCCCCCTGCTGTCAGTTGTATTATCAACTGACTGGTTGTGGTAGTTCCTGAAAATGAGGCTCAAAGAATGTATTCTGTAAATGATGCCAATTCACACTCTGGTTTACATCTCGTGGAAAATTAGTGTAGACAATCCACTTACTGTtggataaatgtgtttttaaggACAGAGGAAACTAGAGAACCCATAGAAATCCCACAGAAACACAAGAACAGGCAAAAGTCTACACTTTTTTATGTGCTTGCATGAAAGTTTCAATTCTATGTAAAACTCCTTGTGGGCagtacttcttcttcttcttcttcttcttcttcttcttcttcttcttcttaatactactactaccactactactactactactactactactactaataataataataataataataataataataataataataataataataaagtagacaaacctgtggaggtgtggaagagtctaggagagacagcagtggagtttctATCTCAGACAGAGGAAGGTGGAGGTGCGGCAAAATCAAGAATCGGATTTGTAtctgttgtgtgacagaagagtttCAGCAAGAATGTAAGTAAATGTGTAGAAGACAGTGCTGAgaccagctctgctgtatgtgtTAGAGACtgcagcagtgaggaaaagacatgaggcagagatggaggtagcagagatgaggatgttgtggACAGGATTAGGAGCGAACACATCAGAGGGACATCTGTGGGACCttctaaacataaacacacacacacacacacacacacacgcacgcacgcacacgcacgccaCAAACATTTcatactggaaaaaaaaggattaataaATCATACTGATAATATAAATGCTGACAAATATGgattattaaaatgataaaacagaaatatgCAATAATCAAGTGAATGCCTTTTGAATGCATCTGGCATAGTTTTTATCTTCAGTATAATCTATTTGTTTGCCATTTTTACATTTCACATCAATGCCCAGAAGGTGGCTACAAAGCTACAGTATACTACACAGCTAACACTTGAGTAACTAATGAAAATGAAGTACCTTATTTGTTTGCAATTATGAAATCTTTTATTCCGCAACATCATTGTATGCTTGAATCTGAAGGTTTGATtaagtaaagaaaaacatgaTATGGTGTTGAACATGGATCTGATACCACACAGGGCACAGGATTGTTGAAAGCTGAGAAAAGTCCAAGCAATTTTCAATCCTTAGCTAAACATTAGCTGTAAATGTGTTCTCTGTAGAATCTGATAATTGCTCTTTCCTCACAGGAAAACTGATGTGGTCTACTGTTTTGTTTGATATTTGCTTCAAGGTTAGATGTGCCATGcatcctgagatgcttttctgctgatCATGGATAGCAGTGTTTCTTGCATGTTGAGGgtcattcattaatttcatACATTAAGTGGCACTATATTGACCTGTTTTCAGTCCTAACCCAAGGCtagcatcaacacacacacacacacacacacacacacacacacacacacacacacacacacacacacacacacacacacacacacacacacacacacagacacacgcactaACAGTTACACGATAGTGTGTGAAGAACCAGAGGCTTAAGGGTTGAAGGGCTTTGTATTATGTACTATGTTTGTATTGTGAAATATTATGCATACTTCTACACTGTAACTTTGTGGTATGTCACTCTTTAAATGTGTAGTACGAGGCCTTAACTGGAACATATTATGACTTTGAATACTTTGAATACTTCAGATTACTAGACTATAAGCACAGAGATGAGAGATAATGCCACAGCTTGCTGGAGGTTTACTGTAGTAAGAGTAAAATTAAAGTAGATCAGGATTCATtctgtaattatatttattatttaagctATATAACTGCATGATATATGATCACTCAGTGTAAGTGCCGTAAAGGTATTTTCATGCCAATGTTATTAGTATGGAAAGCTTGTATGACATGATACTGGGTCTTAATATGTATATGTCCTCAACAAACCAAAGGTAATTCTGTTTATCCCTGTTTGTTCATTCtaaatagtataaataaatacttatgtCATAATTCTTAACTTATTTCATAATATTACGAGGTAAATTGTGTTTGAGATTAAACCCTTCGTTGTCTGTTTGTGATTGAGAGAAAATAACTAGAACAACTAATAGAAGACAGATGCAGCTCCATTGTTTAACATTTTCAATGTTCTAGTTTAAGAGCTACGatgaagacaaaaatacaaacaaacaaacaaacaaaacaaacagttaaCTTTGGGGCACGTTACATTAAAATCAGGAACACATAGAGAGTTCTTGACTTGGATTCGtactttataattatataaatatatatttactgtttttattccattattTCCATTAGAATGAgcatcagaatcaggtttattgccagacatttgtttattaatgtccAAGGTGTGAATAACAGACCATGCTGAGTCCTGGATGTTGTTGATTAGATCAGTTGAGGATGTAAATAAACGTTTatgatctgtgatttattaaGTAGCTGTGATTTATTAGCAGTAAACATAGAGTCCAGGttagtgggcgtggcctgtgacGTGTATTAGTGGCGTGTGCGGGTTGGTGTTTTTACATCCCCCACGTGCGCCCTAAAAGCAGAGACCTCCCTACAGACAGGTCAGTGTGGTGCTGCTGCCCTTCACGTCAGTTACTGTATGCCGTTATGAATTAAAAAGACAAGCTGTCACCGCTCGTTTTGCGTTTAGTACCGGTACATTGAGTTAGCCTTaagatttgtttgttatttataatatttttggaTGACCTTCTGTGTCCCACCGTTACATGGTTCCTGGATTAATATGAATCATCTGTTAGCTACGTGCTAAGTGCTAAGTATTGCAGTGAACATAGAAGGTACAATCCAGTGCACTTgctgctttattattttgttaggATCAT
This genomic stretch from Tachysurus fulvidraco isolate hzauxx_2018 chromosome 25, HZAU_PFXX_2.0, whole genome shotgun sequence harbors:
- the myca gene encoding transcriptional regulator Myc-A, with protein sequence MPMSSGLAWKNYDYDYDSVQPCFYFDNDEEDFYTQLHQGQAPSEDIWKKFELIPTPPLSPSRRLSTAEQLEMVSEFLGDDAVNQSFICDSDSSQAVLKSIIIQDCMWSGFSAVAKLEKVVSERLATLHAARKSLSAGSDAADSSGVYLHDLSASECIDPSMVFPYVLTESPKCAKLTAPPDHLDTPPNSGCSSDSDDEEDEDEEDEEDDEEIDVVTVEKRQRRSDAEASESRQPSPLVLKRCHVSTQQHNYAAQPSTRHEHPVSKRPRLEVSSTAHGSNRYSKPRKCTSPRTSDSEDNDKRRTHNVLERQRRNELKLSFFALRDEIPEVANNEKAAKVMILKKAAECIHSMQADERRLLSIKEQIRRKSEQLKHRLHQLRRSQL